In Armatimonadota bacterium, one genomic interval encodes:
- a CDS encoding Gfo/Idh/MocA family oxidoreductase produces the protein MTNPIGVGILGFAHGHVGMYCAQWNARRELGVKVTAGWDHDAARADENSRNFGCERMESSDALLARDDIQAVVIAAETSMHADLVEKAASAGKTIVVQKPLALEMDEADRIVSAVHKTGVPFTLAWQMRVERFNLQAKALLESGLFGRIFQVRRRHCLATQHMANFDQLWHVKPEFNRDIFADDAAHPVDFVYWLLGMPSSVYAEMGTLLNPKVPNDNAIVLFRYPDGKMAEVSCSFVAVGGENTLEIVCEHGIIIGNYGDGPSNHRRPAGAPQLKWIMEHEPEWTTSDLPEINGQGERIAGLSEPLAEFLHGKRPPIATAEEGRDVLRLVLACYESAAQGRKIVLA, from the coding sequence ATGACGAACCCGATTGGTGTCGGTATTTTGGGCTTTGCTCACGGGCACGTGGGGATGTACTGCGCACAATGGAACGCGCGCCGTGAACTGGGCGTGAAGGTTACTGCCGGATGGGATCACGATGCGGCGCGCGCGGATGAGAATAGCAGAAACTTCGGCTGTGAGCGAATGGAGTCCAGCGACGCGCTCCTCGCGCGTGACGATATCCAGGCGGTCGTGATCGCTGCTGAGACCTCGATGCACGCGGACCTCGTCGAGAAGGCGGCATCTGCGGGAAAGACGATCGTCGTCCAGAAGCCTCTCGCCCTGGAGATGGATGAGGCCGATCGCATTGTGAGCGCGGTTCACAAGACCGGCGTTCCGTTCACCCTCGCCTGGCAGATGCGTGTCGAGCGGTTCAACCTTCAGGCGAAGGCGCTGCTTGAATCAGGCTTGTTCGGCCGTATCTTCCAAGTGCGCAGGAGGCACTGCCTCGCCACCCAGCACATGGCGAACTTCGACCAACTCTGGCACGTCAAGCCTGAGTTCAACCGCGACATCTTCGCCGATGACGCCGCCCATCCCGTTGATTTCGTCTACTGGCTCCTCGGCATGCCTTCCAGCGTCTACGCCGAGATGGGCACGCTCCTGAACCCGAAGGTCCCGAACGACAACGCGATCGTCCTGTTCCGCTACCCCGACGGCAAGATGGCCGAGGTCTCATGCTCGTTCGTCGCCGTCGGCGGCGAGAACACGCTCGAGATCGTCTGCGAGCACGGGATCATCATCGGCAACTACGGCGATGGTCCGAGCAACCACCGTCGTCCGGCGGGGGCTCCCCAGCTCAAGTGGATCATGGAACACGAGCCCGAATGGACGACAAGCGACCTGCCTGAGATCAACGGCCAGGGTGAGCGCATCGCCGGGCTCTCGGAGCCGCTTGCCGAGTTTCTGCATGGAAAGCGCCCGCCGATCGCCACCGCCGAAGAAGGCCGAGACGTGCTCCGTCTGGTCCTCGCCTGCTACGAGTCGGCTGCGCAGGGAAGGAAGATCGTCCTCGCCTGA
- a CDS encoding Gfo/Idh/MocA family oxidoreductase: MALKIGIVGVGNIGSNHAGCYKNNPKCEIVACCDIIPEKADAGAAKFGGKAFYSVKEMLASGINLDACSMCTKGEENGGDHFTPTMELLEAGIPTLGEKPISNNIQHAEQMVALAREKKVPYAINLNHRFTPAALRAKEWMEADRLGTSYMINMRMWINNPSDTPWFHLRALHPHSFDVIRYFMGDVKSVAAFLKKGHNRECWSNAQVALYFESGAVGCLTGSYDAGGSYGLEKCEIVGSKGRIVIDDACEHLSFYNRGSIEYETFSYLGGMRSFGETFQFRINKWVDQIEAKTPYDKIDASGLDGLKVQRIIEAAITSWNEHRIVDL, from the coding sequence ATGGCTCTCAAGATCGGAATCGTCGGTGTGGGCAACATCGGAAGCAACCACGCCGGCTGCTACAAGAACAACCCGAAGTGCGAGATCGTCGCGTGCTGCGACATCATCCCGGAGAAGGCCGACGCAGGCGCTGCGAAGTTCGGCGGCAAGGCGTTCTACAGCGTGAAGGAGATGCTCGCCAGCGGCATCAATCTCGATGCATGCAGTATGTGCACCAAGGGGGAAGAGAATGGCGGCGACCACTTCACTCCCACGATGGAGCTACTCGAAGCCGGCATCCCTACGCTCGGCGAGAAGCCTATCTCGAACAACATCCAGCATGCTGAGCAGATGGTGGCTCTGGCCCGGGAGAAGAAGGTCCCGTACGCGATCAACCTGAACCACCGGTTTACGCCGGCCGCCCTCCGCGCGAAGGAGTGGATGGAGGCCGATCGTCTCGGCACTTCATACATGATCAACATGCGCATGTGGATCAACAACCCGTCGGACACGCCCTGGTTCCACCTGCGTGCGCTGCATCCTCACTCGTTCGATGTCATCCGATACTTCATGGGCGACGTGAAGAGCGTCGCGGCCTTCCTCAAGAAGGGTCATAACCGTGAGTGCTGGTCGAACGCGCAGGTTGCTCTGTATTTCGAGAGCGGGGCGGTCGGATGCCTCACCGGCAGTTACGACGCCGGTGGTAGCTACGGGCTCGAGAAGTGCGAGATAGTGGGATCGAAGGGCCGGATCGTCATCGACGATGCTTGCGAACACCTCTCATTCTACAACCGTGGCTCGATTGAGTACGAGACCTTCTCGTACCTCGGCGGGATGCGCTCGTTCGGCGAGACATTCCAGTTCCGGATCAACAAGTGGGTCGACCAGATCGAAGCGAAGACGCCGTATGACAAGATCGACGCATCCGGACTCGACGGCCTGAAGGTCCAGCGGATTATCGAAGCGGCGATCACGTCGTGGAACGAACATCGGATAGTAGATCTGTAG
- a CDS encoding RNA-binding protein, producing MATKSLYVGNMAYSTTENDLRAMFEPYGPVAEVRVIGDKGFAFVEIPEENMQTAIDATNGKEFGGRTLTVNEARPRTERSGGGGGRGGYGGGGGGYGGGGGGRGGRW from the coding sequence ATGGCAACCAAATCACTGTACGTGGGCAACATGGCCTACAGCACGACTGAGAACGACCTTCGCGCTATGTTCGAGCCTTACGGTCCCGTAGCCGAAGTCAGAGTCATCGGCGACAAGGGCTTCGCATTCGTGGAGATCCCGGAAGAGAACATGCAGACCGCGATTGACGCTACGAACGGCAAGGAGTTCGGCGGCCGGACTCTCACCGTGAACGAGGCCAGGCCTCGCACTGAGCGCAGTGGCGGTGGCGGCGGACGCGGCGGCTACGGCGGCGGAGGTGGTGGCTACGGCGGCGGCGGTGGCGGACGTGGCGGTCGCTGGTAA
- the rlmN gene encoding 23S rRNA (adenine(2503)-C(2))-methyltransferase RlmN, whose protein sequence is MNTSELEAFVRGLGAPEFRGRQIARWLYRRPVPEVEQMTDLPKAFREKLGEAAVLYRGTVLQESKSPDGATKFLLKMNDGRTVESVLLPYEKRVSVCVSTQIGCAVGCPFCATGIAGCERDLTAGEIVDEVLTLQEQTVRRISHVVYMGMGEPLLNYDSVLKSIHLLNDEVGIGMRHITISTVGITPRIERLAEENLQLTLAVSLHAPNDELRRRLIPISQRYPLAGLLRACRRYADSTGRRITFEYLLIRDLNDSAEHARELAHLLLGMSANINLIPYNAVEGVGMGRPSQARIRAFSEILDTEGVNVTQRLGRGHTISAACGQLRHRVAGNGVQ, encoded by the coding sequence ATGAACACATCTGAGCTGGAGGCCTTTGTGCGAGGCTTGGGCGCACCCGAGTTTCGGGGGCGTCAGATCGCCCGGTGGCTCTACAGGCGGCCCGTCCCCGAGGTCGAGCAGATGACCGACCTCCCGAAGGCGTTCCGCGAAAAGCTCGGCGAGGCGGCGGTTCTCTACCGCGGGACGGTCCTGCAAGAGTCGAAGTCGCCCGACGGGGCGACCAAGTTCTTGCTGAAGATGAACGATGGCCGGACCGTCGAGAGCGTGCTGCTGCCATACGAGAAGCGCGTCTCGGTCTGTGTCTCGACGCAGATCGGTTGTGCGGTCGGATGCCCGTTCTGCGCGACGGGTATCGCCGGGTGCGAGCGCGACCTGACCGCGGGTGAGATTGTGGACGAGGTGTTGACGCTCCAGGAACAGACGGTGCGACGGATCAGCCATGTCGTTTACATGGGAATGGGCGAGCCGCTCCTGAACTACGATAGCGTGCTGAAGAGCATCCATCTCCTGAACGACGAGGTCGGGATCGGTATGCGGCACATCACTATCTCTACCGTCGGCATTACCCCGCGCATCGAGAGGCTAGCAGAGGAGAATCTGCAGCTTACCCTGGCGGTGTCCCTGCACGCCCCGAATGACGAGCTTCGACGCCGATTGATCCCCATCTCTCAGCGATACCCACTTGCCGGTCTCTTGAGGGCATGCCGCAGATATGCCGACTCGACCGGACGCCGCATCACGTTCGAATACCTGCTCATCCGCGATCTGAATGACTCCGCGGAGCACGCGCGCGAACTTGCACATCTTTTGCTCGGCATGTCGGCGAACATCAATCTCATACCGTACAACGCGGTCGAGGGAGTCGGAATGGGCCGACCCTCGCAGGCGCGGATTCGGGCGTTCTCAGAGATCTTGGATACCGAGGGAGTGAATGTGACCCAACGACTGGGACGCGGGCACACGATCTCCGCGGCCTGCGGACAACTTCGGCATCGGGTTGCCGGGAACGGAGTTCAATGA
- a CDS encoding BNR repeat-containing protein: protein MAGCILAVVAGATDAEECIEVAPVWSGHPVGFSLLSTPKRQFVGFYDAERKLTVASRWLAQKTWRFVTLPETLGWDSHNYVTMALDDDGRIHLCANMHSSPLVYFRTRIAGDIRTLERVPTMLGRDEARCTYPQFLRGPNGEFLFTYRSGGSGNGDQIYNVYEHGSRKWRRLLDSPLTSGDGRMNAYFTGLRHYPDGYYHLAWVWRDTPACETNHDLSYARSRDLVHWERSDGKPFQLPITLETAEIVDPIPPGGGLINGGVTIGFDSNKRLVISYQKFDEKGNNQAYSARLEDGSWKIYRTSDWGHRWYFSGNGSISFEIRVGPVAVEPDGRLSQTYDHAVHGAGKWILDEETLRPIETIVRPSSPQSTAAGTTGDRQLVARSQNDSGASGEAGVRYFLRWEALGPNRDRPREDELPGPSMLSVCRQEIVPAIVK from the coding sequence ATGGCCGGCTGTATACTCGCCGTGGTCGCAGGGGCCACTGATGCCGAGGAATGCATCGAAGTGGCTCCAGTCTGGTCCGGGCACCCTGTCGGCTTCTCTCTGCTGAGTACGCCAAAGCGACAGTTCGTCGGCTTCTACGATGCCGAGAGGAAGCTAACCGTCGCGTCAAGATGGTTGGCGCAGAAGACCTGGCGGTTCGTGACGCTGCCTGAGACCCTCGGGTGGGACAGTCACAACTACGTCACAATGGCGCTTGACGACGATGGGCGCATACATCTCTGCGCCAATATGCACTCGAGCCCGCTTGTCTATTTCCGCACAAGGATTGCCGGGGACATCCGAACCCTCGAGCGCGTACCGACCATGCTGGGCCGTGACGAAGCCCGCTGCACATACCCGCAGTTCCTGCGGGGGCCGAACGGGGAGTTCCTATTCACGTATCGCTCCGGCGGCTCGGGCAACGGCGATCAGATCTACAACGTCTACGAACACGGCAGCCGTAAGTGGAGACGCTTGCTCGACTCCCCACTTACCTCGGGCGACGGCAGGATGAACGCGTACTTCACAGGGCTGCGTCACTACCCGGACGGCTACTATCACTTGGCATGGGTCTGGCGCGATACTCCCGCTTGCGAAACGAATCATGACCTCAGTTATGCCCGATCAAGGGATCTGGTGCACTGGGAGAGAAGCGACGGCAAGCCGTTTCAGCTTCCGATTACGCTCGAGACTGCCGAGATCGTTGATCCGATCCCACCCGGAGGCGGCCTCATCAACGGGGGCGTGACGATCGGGTTTGACTCTAATAAGAGACTCGTCATCAGCTACCAAAAGTTCGACGAGAAAGGAAACAACCAGGCCTACAGCGCCCGGCTCGAAGACGGATCGTGGAAGATATACCGAACGAGCGACTGGGGTCACCGTTGGTACTTCTCTGGCAACGGTTCCATCAGTTTCGAGATTCGCGTAGGCCCCGTTGCCGTCGAGCCCGACGGGCGGCTGAGCCAGACGTACGACCACGCAGTACACGGTGCAGGCAAGTGGATACTGGACGAGGAGACCCTGAGACCCATCGAAACGATCGTCAGGCCTTCCTCTCCGCAGTCGACTGCCGCGGGCACAACAGGCGATCGACAACTCGTTGCCAGGTCGCAGAATGACTCTGGTGCCAGTGGTGAGGCCGGTGTTCGCTACTTCCTGCGCTGGGAAGCTCTGGGCCCTAACCGTGATCGTCCACGCGAGGATGAGCTTCCCGGCCCATCCATGCTCAGCGTCTGCCGACAGGAGATCGTTCCTGCAATCGTCAAGTAG
- a CDS encoding Na+:solute symporter, translating into MPVRLGNIDITIIVAYLGIVITLGVWMKRRAAKNIGSYFLGERQLPWWALAMSGSSSYFDITGTMWIVSLFVIMGLKGMWVQWIWGFIIPVFYMAFMGRWIRRSGVMTGSEWMETRFGSGKAGEAARASYTIYAVLTITAFLAYGATGMGKFGSVYLHLANDPVLNQHLCAALIIGVTGIYVVMGGFHGVVMVEIFQTIVLSIGALVIAYLGFTHVTPEMLAAKVPTHWGSLIPQWRLDVADPAYQLFGALLIIWVMKGLLLSLSGPEQLYDFQRFLAAKDPKDASKLGALWGVIHTVRWPMAMGLAVLGIVGLTQQGDPEKVLPSVIQQLLPAGLRGFAIAALLSGFLATFNSTVNGGASYIVKDIYHKYINPDASQKKLIYASYVSSALLILLGISIGWFATSINQMFTWIMGTLGAGVLLPNVLRWYWWRLNGWGYAAGATSGMVLSLIQVFVPALSGMPLFWTFPGIVVIVLAITIAVTYGTDATDEKTLAKFYKEVRPAGFWGCVSRGCKSPKPSTIKRDLGNVVIGIPCLAAMWMCPIYLVLHRFTEAVYAGGIVLVACLILYQTWYKKLEDD; encoded by the coding sequence GTGCCGGTCAGACTGGGTAACATTGACATCACAATCATCGTCGCATACCTGGGAATCGTCATCACGCTCGGCGTGTGGATGAAGCGCCGGGCGGCAAAGAACATCGGGAGCTACTTCCTCGGCGAGCGGCAGCTCCCCTGGTGGGCGCTGGCGATGTCCGGCAGCTCGTCGTACTTCGACATCACCGGCACGATGTGGATCGTCAGCCTCTTCGTCATCATGGGTCTCAAGGGTATGTGGGTGCAGTGGATCTGGGGGTTCATCATCCCGGTGTTCTACATGGCGTTCATGGGCAGATGGATTCGGCGCTCGGGCGTCATGACCGGCTCAGAGTGGATGGAGACCCGCTTCGGAAGCGGCAAGGCGGGCGAGGCGGCGCGCGCATCCTACACGATCTATGCCGTCCTCACGATAACCGCGTTCCTCGCATACGGCGCGACCGGCATGGGGAAGTTCGGCTCGGTCTACCTCCATCTGGCGAATGACCCGGTGCTGAATCAACATCTCTGCGCGGCACTGATCATCGGCGTCACAGGGATCTACGTCGTGATGGGCGGATTCCATGGGGTCGTGATGGTCGAGATCTTCCAGACCATCGTCCTCAGCATCGGAGCTCTCGTGATCGCATACCTCGGCTTCACACACGTCACGCCGGAGATGCTTGCCGCGAAGGTGCCGACACACTGGGGCAGCCTGATCCCTCAGTGGAGGCTCGACGTGGCCGATCCCGCCTACCAGCTCTTCGGGGCGCTGCTGATCATCTGGGTGATGAAGGGGCTGCTGCTCTCGCTCTCAGGGCCGGAGCAGCTCTACGACTTCCAACGGTTCCTGGCGGCCAAGGATCCAAAGGACGCTTCGAAGCTCGGCGCGCTCTGGGGCGTGATCCACACCGTCCGCTGGCCGATGGCGATGGGCCTCGCCGTGCTCGGCATCGTCGGACTGACCCAGCAGGGCGACCCGGAGAAGGTACTTCCGTCGGTCATCCAGCAGCTGCTTCCCGCCGGTCTCAGGGGATTCGCCATCGCGGCGCTCCTCTCCGGCTTCCTGGCGACGTTCAACTCGACCGTCAACGGCGGGGCGAGCTACATAGTAAAGGACATATATCATAAGTACATCAACCCGGACGCATCGCAGAAGAAGCTCATCTACGCGAGCTACGTCTCCTCGGCGCTTCTGATTCTCCTGGGGATCAGCATCGGCTGGTTCGCCACCTCGATCAACCAGATGTTCACCTGGATCATGGGCACTCTCGGCGCGGGAGTGCTCCTGCCGAACGTCCTGCGCTGGTACTGGTGGCGGCTGAACGGATGGGGCTACGCGGCAGGCGCGACCTCGGGGATGGTGCTCTCGCTGATCCAGGTGTTCGTTCCCGCGCTCTCCGGGATGCCACTCTTCTGGACGTTCCCAGGGATAGTGGTCATCGTGCTGGCGATCACGATTGCTGTGACGTATGGGACGGATGCGACGGATGAGAAGACGCTCGCCAAGTTCTATAAGGAGGTCCGGCCCGCGGGGTTCTGGGGATGCGTCTCCAGGGGATGCAAGTCGCCGAAGCCGTCGACGATCAAGCGCGACCTGGGGAACGTGGTGATCGGGATCCCATGTCTCGCGGCGATGTGGATGTGCCCGATCTACCTAGTGCTCCACCGCTTCACCGAGGCGGTCTACGCCGGGGGCATCGTCCTCGTCGCCTGCCTGATACTCTACCAGACCTGGTACAAGAAGCTGGAGGATGACTAA
- a CDS encoding sugar phosphate isomerase/epimerase — protein MIRLGVNSVLFGGYDFATACKYIKAAGYDGVEISAIKGMCEHLDLDNWKAQASDLKRVVADNELVFLSMEEAALDEDRLMKAFEAGAEIGIPVVNIGPGGKSDVEEDFQRQTDKMLEMAQKAEPFGVTLCCKAHVGGSIYNTPTTIRAMEKIQSPAFGVDMDPSHIYRAGENPADALRPVLSRTKHIHIRDCKGPGPSPGTPPLQACGRGDIDLMAYCKVMVDGGYDGPVCLEVIGAGEMGLPDVSIIAAESYGYLNACLRALGGR, from the coding sequence ATGATCAGACTCGGAGTGAACTCAGTACTATTCGGCGGTTACGATTTCGCCACCGCATGCAAGTACATCAAGGCCGCCGGATACGACGGCGTGGAGATTTCGGCGATCAAGGGGATGTGCGAGCATCTCGATCTCGACAACTGGAAGGCACAGGCGTCCGACCTCAAGCGGGTGGTCGCCGACAACGAACTGGTCTTCCTCTCGATGGAGGAGGCCGCGCTCGACGAGGACCGGCTCATGAAGGCGTTCGAGGCCGGCGCGGAGATCGGCATCCCGGTCGTCAACATCGGTCCCGGCGGGAAGAGCGATGTCGAGGAGGACTTCCAACGCCAGACCGACAAGATGCTCGAGATGGCGCAGAAGGCCGAGCCCTTCGGCGTCACCCTCTGCTGCAAGGCGCATGTCGGCGGCTCGATCTACAATACACCTACTACCATCCGCGCGATGGAGAAGATCCAGTCGCCCGCGTTCGGCGTGGACATGGACCCCAGTCATATCTACCGAGCGGGTGAGAATCCCGCCGATGCGCTAAGGCCCGTCCTCTCGCGGACGAAGCACATCCACATCCGCGACTGCAAGGGTCCCGGCCCGTCGCCCGGCACACCGCCGCTTCAGGCATGTGGTCGGGGAGACATTGACCTGATGGCCTACTGCAAGGTGATGGTTGACGGCGGCTACGACGGTCCGGTCTGCCTCGAAGTCATTGGGGCAGGGGAGATGGGCCTTCCGGATGTCTCGATCATCGCGGCGGAGTCCTACGGCTACCTGAACGCGTGTCTGAGGGCGCTCGGGGGAAGATAA